GCCCACCGGTGATAGCTGCTTTGTGCTGACCGGCACCGTTGCCAGCGTGGTCGTTATTAGCGAGGTGGACGCGATTAgagatgatgctgatggtgatgatgggcCGCCATCACCGCCGAGCCCTTGTAGGAGGATGGAACCAGCGGTGGTTGCGGCAGCTtgcggttggtggtggtggtggcggtggtggtgctgttgctgctgaaggAGGACTGCTGCAGATGGTGCGTTGGCTGATGGTGCAGGTTGTTGGTGctgccggtgctgctgctgctgttgctgctggtgctgctgctgctgttgttgttgtgcgtgatGATTGGCTGCGCGTAATAGATTGATTTGATTATTATTGGTACGATAGAAGGGAAAGGGTTTCACTAGCGCATCGTCATCAACGCTTTTGCCGCTAGTGTGAAGGATGCTGTTGTTAGCGCtattgctactactactactattattGTTACTATTAAAGTTAGCATTTACATTGTTGTTCAGCCGGGCGAGATGATGCGCCGGATGGTGATGCTCGTAACCGCTGCCCGGTGGTGAAGGTGAACAGTTGCCGGGCCCAATGCCGCCCCCTCCGTTCAGGTTGTTGAAGGTGGTCGTCACCagattgttgctgttggcgTGATGATTGCTGCCCAGATTATTCGGGTGATGGTTGTGCAGGTTGTTGACcggatgctgctgttgctgctgatggtggaaATCGtccgccaccagcagatgatGACCGGTACCCGGTggaggaagatgatgatgcaccagatgatgatgatgatggccagCGGTGGGGATGGTCGGGTGATGCAGATCCACACCCGCGTTGTTGCTACcgccatgatgatgatgcaatcGTCCCGCAACCGTACCGTGATGGGCGGATATCGATAGTCCTGCAGGATCGCGATCAATAGTACCGCCTCGCAAACCTGCACTAGCTTCCGGACCACCGTTACGCAGCTTTGCGAGTACCGCGCCGTGGCAGAGTTTGCGCGCGAAGAGCGCGACAACGACAATGACGACCAGCACTGCAATGCCGATGTACAGCAGTAAGCTATCGTCCAGGTTGGACAGCAACGATAGCTGCGTCTCATCGTCGACCGCATCCACCAGCAGTGCGAAATTGGTGAGATGGTTGCACATGCACACGGTATGCGTGCTGTTCGTGTGCTCCACGTGACATCCGTCCTCTGACCACGCGTGGTCGATGTAGTTCCAAAATACGCACGTCGGATTCGATACGTTCTTGGTGCGCAGATGGCGAAGAATCATGCGAATCGGTTGCGAAAGTTGAATGTGCCGGCCCTTGCCGAGACTTGCGGAAATGACTTTACTGTTGAGCAATCGTAAACGGGGCGTCTCCGTTATATCGGACTGTGCAGACGTATCTGTGCGGGTACCTGCACCTCCCGCAGCTGAAGATCCAACGGTACCGCCGTCGTGTGTTCCCATGCGATCGAGATTACCACCGCCCAGCCCGGCAACGTTGGCCGATGCGATCCCCTCCGTATCGAGATGTCGATGCTGACTTGGTTCGGCACGCGCCGAAGACACGCCGGCACTGGAGGCaggctgttgctgctggatgTTGCTAAACTGTGGGCGCAGTATCTGCTCTAACCGATCAAACGCCACAAACACGATGCGTACCAAACCTCCCTCGCTGTTCTCGATCAGGGCCGCCTTTGGTAGCTCGATCTGATCGTTGCTGACCTGCCACCGTTCCGTGGAGGAGTCGGGAAATAGTTCCGTACTCTTGGCGAAGTTACGCGTCTCGAGCACGCGTATCGACAGCAGTATGTTCTTCACCTTCTGCACCACGTGCTTTTCGCGCAGAATCGTATCGGCCAGCAGGAACGCGTTGTCCTCCAACCCAGTCAGCAGCGAAGTGGCGACACGCATCTGATCCTCCACGCTCAGATCCAACCAGCTGGCGTGCTGCGATTGATCGAGCAGGTTGCTACCGGTTTTAACCACGCTGTTCAACAGCTCGAACACCAGCGCTTCCCGTTGCCGCTGGTCCGGTATTGTCTCGATGTCGTAATGCATCTTCTGCGACATTGTCTGTATGATCTTGGTAGCGACGAGCATATCGCCACCGTACAACGTTTTGCTGCTCGTCACCTGTGCCAGATCGTTCGCGATGGAAATGAGTGACGATTCCGGCTGCTGAACACGCACCTCCAGATTGTTCAGCCAGAGACTTCGGCACTGCGTTAGGTCCGGTCGGTAGGCGTACCAGGTAGCGGCACCGACCATCGATTGCTTATCGCTAAGGGCAACGCTGTTGCTACTAAAACTAATATCACCTTTGCCACTACCGCTCTCGTCCGCGGCCGGTGTGCCGGAACCGCCGGTACCACCCGACTGCTGTGCGGTGGTCTGCTGTATCTGCAGCATCTGCTGGTGTTCCTGCTGCAGGTGGACGCGCTGCTCGGGGCTGAGTGAAGCAATCGCCACACAGCGCCATTTGGCGATGCCGGTGGCACCACCCGGACAGGGCTGTACGttcacttcgccgacgcgcgtCACATTCCAGAACAGATTGCGCGCGGTACTGGGTCCGCATGCATGGCTGATGTCGATCTGCACGTTAGCACCCCCATTTACGCTCGTACCGCCGACCGGATCCTTCCGTACGACGATGCCCGGCGGTGCCGCAGCGCCTGATAATACTGCAGTTTGGGTGGGATACAGATCCGCACCGTCGTCGTCCTCTTCCTCTTTCGGGTTAGCACCACTCGCCGGTGCTGTGCCATCGTCCGTCCCACCGGCTGGTGCTCTGGGACCGCCGAGGGGTTCTACCGGGCCGCCGCCACCCTTCTTTCGATCAGCAATCGTCTTAATGATCGCAAGATCATCGTTGACACTCTTGTTCTCGAAACCCTTATTGCGGAAGGTGGTCGGCGATTGGCTGGTTTTTGTGCCAGCGTTCCCTCCacctccacctccaccaccaccagcaggtCGTATCGTTGCTGGTGGTGTTGATAGGGCAGGAGTGACGGCCGCTACCACCGCTACTTCACCGACTCCACCCAGATCGGTGGTTAGGTTTAGCCGGCTCAATACCGGGCTGCGCACCGTCGATGTACTCCACACGATCGGCTGTGACGTTTTCAGCCACGGTGGACTCGGCCGGTTCGTTGTGGTGGAGGACTGCGCGGCCGATACGCACTGATAGTGCGCCTCGAGATACTTGTGCGTGCCAGGGCACGGATCACCGAACATGCTGGTCGAGGCTAGCACGGAGCAGTTCTGTTTCTGGGCGCACTTGGAATGCAGCACCCGCAAACTCTTCGGCGACATACAGTTGACGCTCCAGTCCACATTGCCGTGATCATTGCAGATGGTGATCGAGAAGCGGCCATAATTCGCCCGAATCAGATTGATCAAATCGCCCGGCTCGCACTCGATCATAAGCGTTTTGCCCTCGCAAGCGTACGCCGTTTCGTACTTCGGAGTTCCCGCAAGAGCCGCCGGCAGCAGCGCTAGCAGGAAGATGGCACCGGTAATGAAGGCCTGCCGCCACCAGGGACTGCTGCTCATTGGCGTCACTTTTCGCCGACGCCGGCTACGTGCACACTGACTTTCCAGTAGTGTGCTCCGTCGCCAGCAGATGGCGGGCGAACGGGTCATCGCATTCAAATCCATACTAAAATCGTGCTTCTCATCGTTGTTAGCATCGGTGCAGCTGTTACGTTTGCCGCACGATTGCGGTTCTTCCGCTGCTCGCAAAGGATCGCAGATGCTTGACGAACCCAACTCCCGGAGCAATTCACCTGGAGCATTGCTAAGGATACTCCGATCCCGATCGCTTCCGGCCACGGACGACCTCTCATTACCGGCTTCCGATTGCTTTCTTCTAGTTTCATTTCGCTGTCGCTTGCGCTCTCTTCGCTGCAGGTGAAGCAATTCTCTCCTCCTATCCTGTTCGGTTCGATCAAAGAGATCCATCTTAAAATTCTACTACACTCCTTAAGAGTAGTATTTGCTTATGGTTGCCTTGCCTACAAGGGCGCTCCGTCTTGAGCTACTATTGAGCTATAGAATAATTTATAACCTCCGCACCACGTCGATTGTTTTTCGCCTAGGCTTCCAAATTTGCCTATCACTGAAGCTATTGACATATGCCGCTGACAAATAAGTTTGTTGTCCTGCTAGCGGGTATCGTCCACTCATTGCCAGCGGTGCATCGTACGCCGCTGGATCGAGCGAGAATGCCGCTCAAATTGTGCTACATTCGATTGCCTCTTCCAGACTGAgcgggcgcgcgcgcgtgtgccCGCGTGGTGTCTTGGCGGCGCAACTACTGCCTAATAGTGCGCGGTGTTGGTGATTGCACGGTCAACGTAATTGCGGTGCCTTTTGACTTGATCGCAGCCGCCAGCACCGCCGCACTGCTGCTGATCGGCACGGTCACGACACTGACGACGGGGCCCCCGCCGataatgatgctgctgctgctgctgctgctgatgatgatgatgactcTGGTGGCGAGCGTTCCTTGCCGGGGCTGTGTTGCGGTTGCAGTTGCAGTCGGCCTCCGGATGCTCCCGACGTACTCGGTGGTGTTGCCGTTGCTGTTCGTCcaattgctgctgctccaacGGTACTAACTGCATCATCTTCCACGGCCGCAGACAGACTTTTCTCGTGTAGCTCGTGGGGTCTCTTCGACTGCTCATCCGGGTGTGTGCGCGGGGCATTGCAGAGATCGTAGCGGTGTGCATCCATCCGAAAGCGAAACAAGCGAGAAagaatgagagaaaaaaaattaaaaatatttattaaatcgTGACCAATCAATATCACACAATTTCCCCGGCCTTTCCCCGGTGTGTTGTTGCCTCACCGGCAGCACCAGCACCGGGTTGACCAAAAGGATCGCCAAACCCTTTCGTTCCCTGTGGCAGCAAGTCGTTTCTGGTTCGTCCCCGGGGGTTTTTCGGTCGGTTCGCTTTTTAGGTCTTGCCActgaagaacaaaacaaaacaaaaaataccgcAGGCCGCATGATCTTGGGCGGATGTGTTTCACTATCGCCGCCACCATAAACATATTTATATATGTGTTTCTCTTCTCCCAGGTATCACGTGgaaatgactttttttttgcggcgaGTTTTTGTATTACTGTTGCACTTCTCCCCATTGCGGTTATTGCATCGAATCAGACACTCTTCTGATCGTGCGCTAAGTGGGACAGACCGAAAGTAAAgagtaaacgaaaaaaaaaaataaacggaaCTTTGGGGGCGCTTCGGTG
The Anopheles moucheti chromosome 2, idAnoMoucSN_F20_07, whole genome shotgun sequence genome window above contains:
- the LOC128299249 gene encoding latrophilin Cirl, which encodes MDLFDRTEQDRRRELLHLQRRERKRQRNETRRKQSEAGNERSSVAGSDRDRSILSNAPGELLRELGSSSICDPLRAAEEPQSCGKRNSCTDANNDEKHDFSMDLNAMTRSPAICWRRSTLLESQCARSRRRRKVTPMSSSPWWRQAFITGAIFLLALLPAALAGTPKYETAYACEGKTLMIECEPGDLINLIRANYGRFSITICNDHGNVDWSVNCMSPKSLRVLHSKCAQKQNCSVLASTSMFGDPCPGTHKYLEAHYQCVSAAQSSTTTNRPSPPWLKTSQPIVWSTSTVRSPVLSRLNLTTDLGGVGEVAVVAAVTPALSTPPATIRPAGGGGGGGGGNAGTKTSQSPTTFRNKGFENKSVNDDLAIIKTIADRKKGGGGPVEPLGGPRAPAGGTDDGTAPASGANPKEEEDDDGADLYPTQTAVLSGAAAPPGIVVRKDPVGGTSVNGGANVQIDISHACGPSTARNLFWNVTRVGEVNVQPCPGGATGIAKWRCVAIASLSPEQRVHLQQEHQQMLQIQQTTAQQSGGTGGSGTPAADESGSGKGDISFSSNSVALSDKQSMVGAATWYAYRPDLTQCRSLWLNNLEVRVQQPESSLISIANDLAQVTSSKTLYGGDMLVATKIIQTMSQKMHYDIETIPDQRQREALVFELLNSVVKTGSNLLDQSQHASWLDLSVEDQMRVATSLLTGLEDNAFLLADTILREKHVVQKVKNILLSIRVLETRNFAKSTELFPDSSTERWQVSNDQIELPKAALIENSEGGLVRIVFVAFDRLEQILRPQFSNIQQQQPASSAGVSSARAEPSQHRHLDTEGIASANVAGLGGGNLDRMGTHDGGTVGSSAAGGAGTRTDTSAQSDITETPRLRLLNSKVISASLGKGRHIQLSQPIRMILRHLRTKNVSNPTCVFWNYIDHAWSEDGCHVEHTNSTHTVCMCNHLTNFALLVDAVDDETQLSLLSNLDDSLLLYIGIAVLVVIVVVALFARKLCHGAVLAKLRNGGPEASAGLRGGTIDRDPAGLSISAHHGTVAGRLHHHHGGSNNAGVDLHHPTIPTAGHHHHHLVHHHLPPPGTGHHLLVADDFHHQQQQQHPVNNLHNHHPNNLGSNHHANSNNLVTTTFNNLNGGGGIGPGNCSPSPPGSGYEHHHPAHHLARLNNNPIITHNNNSSSSTSSNSSSSTGSTNNLHHQPTHHLQQSSFSSNSTTTATTTTNRKLPQPPLVPSSYKGSAVMAAHHHHQHHL